One Phaseolus vulgaris cultivar G19833 chromosome 11, P. vulgaris v2.0, whole genome shotgun sequence genomic window carries:
- the LOC137838044 gene encoding uncharacterized protein, translating to MTTECIEKRLYRMMGEALRDSLSQYESKASAAKDQVQQLKRDLTMRGLEFSRLENALKEELRSERKNSAELDKKLNAKLLEVTELEGRLVHQQEKITDLEETLKAKGAKADELEAKSIEREDLLGKIKADVDQKAKELSEKDKELNESAAKLAQALEENEKLKKQSEELDLSAANVLTSGFITRR from the coding sequence ATGACTACCGAGTGCATAGAGAAACGCCTTTACCGAATGATGGGCGAGGCTTTAAGGGACTCCTTGAGCCAGTATGAATCCAAAGCCAGTGCTGCGAAGGACCAAGTCCAACAACTTAAGCGTGATCTCACAATGCGGGGATTGGAGTTTTCGCGGTTAGAAAATGCTCTGAAGGAAGAGTTGCGGAGCGAACGTAAAAACAGCGCTGAACTAGACAAAAAGCTCAACGCCAAACTCTTAGAGGTCACCGAACTCGAGGGCAGACTCGTGCATCAGCAGGAGAAGATAACGGACCTTGAGGAGACTCTCAAGGCCAAAGGGGCCAAAGCGGATGAGCTCGAGGCCAAGTCAATTGAGAGGGAAGATCTGCTGGGTAAAATCAAAGCTGACGTGGATCAAAAAGCCAAGGAACTGAGCGAGAAAGATAAGGAACTGAACGAATCTGCAGCAAAGCTTGCCCAGGCGCTTGAGGAAAACGaaaagctgaagaaacaaaGTGAAGAACTCGACCTCAGCGCTGCAAACGTTCTGACTTCCGGGTTCATTACTAGACGATGA
- the LOC137838054 gene encoding uncharacterized protein, whose protein sequence is MAIDWFISLPEGHVTSFTQLSQLFREQYLANRTPAPVLYDLFDVKQFQGETLKEYISRFRAQVVKVGTKEEPMIVYAFKKGVRPGSFSKTLNRSRLKTFAEIRRQAVEHIASEGETYEKCTTTVPVRPKAQIRTQPVRVHQAVTERKHFDRKRAYEPRRTQPKSRVEEGREASKPPRHNFVMELKDPIAIPSIADRLRPPVKADKVLGPRKESWCEFHEAFGHHINNCLALGYQLDELVKNGFLKDYLMEKQAGRPSGSQPGGSEGHQHEAPVLGEIHTIAGGFTTRYLIFFVREAAPSVNVVLNSMYPLTST, encoded by the coding sequence ATGGCCAtagactggttcatcagcctcccagagggccacGTCACGTCCTTCACCCAACTTTCACAACTATTTAGAGAACAGTACCTAGCCAACAGAACTCCCGCCCCAGTCTTGTACGATCTCTTCGACGTCAAGCAGTTCCAAGGCGAAACCCTAAAggagtacataagccgctttAGGGCGCAGGTAGTGAAAGTAGGCACCAAGGAGGAACCCATGATTGtatacgcattcaagaagggggTGCGTCCCGGATCTTTCAGTAAAACGCTTAATCGCAGTCGCCTCAAAACCTTCGCTGAGATAAGGCGACaagcggtagaacatattgcctCGGAAGGTGAAACGTACGAGAAATGCACAACCACTGTGCCAGTACGCCCCAAGGCACAGATACGCACACAACCTGTTCGGGTTCACCAAGCCGTCACAGAAAGGAAACATTTTGACAGGAAACGCGCTTACGAGCCACGAAGGACCCAACCTAAGAGTCGAGTAGAGGAAGGGAGAGAAGCAAGCAAGCCGCCGAGGCACAACTTCGTGATGGAACTTAAAGATCCGATTGCGATACCCAGCATAGCCGACAGGTTGAGGCCGCCGGTTAAAgccgacaaggtgctggggccTCGCAAGGAgtcatggtgcgaattccacgaagcattcggacaccatattaacaactgtcTGGCGCttggctatcagttggatgagctcgtgaagaatggtttcctgaaggattacttgatGGAGAAACAGGCGGGACGACCGTCAGGCTCGCAACCGGGGGGCAGTGAGGGGCATCAGCACGAGGCGCCCGTCCTCGGtgaaatccacaccatagccggtgggttcacgacaaggtatttgattttctttgTGCGCGAGGCGGCcccatctgtgaacgttgtTCTTAACTCGATGTATCCCCTGACTTCGACTTGA